A stretch of DNA from uncultured Pseudodesulfovibrio sp.:
CCGCCTACCGGAAGAAAACCGGCAACACCCTGGACCTCATTTATGGGAACATGGGCCGCGTGACCACGCTGGCCAAAGAAAGCGGCAAGGTGGACATCGTCCTGGGCGACCAACAGTTTCTGCTCAAGCGTGCGGCCCTGTCCGTGACTGAAAAGACCGAATTGGGCCGAGGCAAGCTGGTCCTGGCCTTCGCCAAAGGGTCAAGGTTCTCCAAGGTCGCCGACCTGGACAACCCTGAGGCCGGGCGTATCGCCATGCCCGACACGAGCAAGGCCATCTACGGCAGGGCGGCCCGCGAATATCTGACCAAGACCGGCAGGCTGCCGGATATCAAGCCCCGGCTGGTCGAAGTGGCCACGGTTCCTCAGGTCTTCTCCTATCTGGCCACCGGCGAGGTCGACATGGGCTTTCTCAACCTGACCCATGCCTTGAACGTCAAGGACAAGCTGGGCGGCTACTTAGTGCTGGATGAAAAGGACTATTCGCCCATCAGCATCATCGCGGCGATCCTGACCAGTTCCGGCAACAAGGACAAGGCGCAGGCATTCCTCGACTTCGTCAAGACGGACGAGGCCCAGGCCATTGTCAGGGCAAACGGTCTGTAGCACATGGACTTTGTCGGCATACTGACCCAGCCGGAGACCCTCTACCCGCTTCGGCTCACACTCAAGGCATTGGCGGTGTCCGGCCTGCTGCACCTGATCGGCGGCGTGCTCATCGCCTACTACCTGACCTCGGGCAAGGGACCTGTGCGCTCCGTCGTGGATTTTCTGGTCACCCTGCCCCTGGTCTTTCCGCCCATCGCCACCGGGTTCATCCTGCTCATGCTTCTGGGCAGGGCCGGATGGCTTGGACGGTTCGCGCCCGTCGACATCATCTTCAACTTCCCCGGCGTGGTCCTCGCCTCCTTCGTCTCCGGCCTGCCGCTCATGGTCAAACCCGTGGAGGCGGCGCTCAAGGGCGATGTCCGAAGGCTGGGAGAAATCTCCCAGGTCCTGGGCAAAAGCGACTGGCAGACATTCTGGCTGGTGCTGTTGCCCAATATCCGGCGCAACGTCACCGCGGGGTGGTTTTTGGCGCTGGGCCGCTCCCTGGGCGAGGTCGGGGTGACGCTCATGCTCGGCGGAAACATCATCGGCAAGACAAACACCCTGTCTTTGGAAATATACAACGCGGTATTCAGCGGAGAATTCGACCGGGCCATGGTCCTTGCAGCGATCATCGGCTTTTTCTCGCTGACCATCTTCGCCGCACTGAAAAAACTGTCCGCCGTCTAGGAGACGCTATGAAAACCATTTTTGACACCGTATGTGACAGAGCTCTCGATCTATGGACCAGGGAAGGCATCCTCGACGAAAATATCACCGTGACCGCCGCCCCCCTAAGCGTCAAGGAAGCAATCGGCACACCCGATGGAAACGATTTTCCCATTCAACAGGGCAAGGAAAAGCTCATGGAGGCCAACTTCCACGGCTCGCGCGGGCAGGCCTTTACCGACCATTACGGCAACTACTCGGGCACGCTGCGGCAAATCGCCTCGCTCCCCCGTGACGACAACTACCACCGCGCCATATTCGTCTCCACCCTGAACGCCGTCAGCCGCTCGCTGGGCAATACGGGCAACACCGTCCATTGCCGCGATACCGGCCCGGCCGAGTGCGCCAAGGGCATATTCCGCTTCATCGACGACTATTACGGCAAGGGCCGTGTGACCATCATCGGCTTCCAGCCCGCACTGGCCCAGGCCGTGAGCGCCGAAACCGATGTCCGCCTGGTGGACCTGGACCCGGACAACATCGGCCAGACCAAGCGGGGTGTTCTGGTCGAAGGCGGCGACGCCACGACCGACGCCATCGACTGGGCGGACCTTCTGCTGGTCACCGGGACCACCCTGGCCAACGCATCCATCGACCTCTTTCTCACCGGCAAACCCGTGCTCTTCTATGGCACTACCATAGCCGGAGCGGCCAGCCTCATGGGTTGGAATCGCTACTGTCCGCAGAGCAGCTAGGGGGTCTCCTCCATCCCTCCCCTGCTGCGGGGAAAGGGTTCTTGCTTGCCGCGCGAGAACCCTTTCCCGAGGCGGCGGATCACTCCTGACGGCGTCTGAGCCGCACGCCACGCGCCCTCCCGTTTCTCAGGCTCCAACATTACCCTTTACTCATCGCGCCCAACACCTTATTTGATGGGGGCATCAGAGAACATCAATCCCCAAGCGGGATGACGGGAGTTTTTTTTGGCTCGCAAACCGATTCTGCATACCTTTTCCAATCGCTATCTTATCAAACGCTCCGTCAGCTACTTCGGCGCGTACAAGGGACGGGTCACCCTGGCCGTGATCTCCATGGTGCTCTTGAGCCCCATTTCTCCGGCCCTGGCCTGGATCGGCAAATACGTCATGGACGATGTCCTGATCGCCAAGGACATGAGCATGCTCAAGCTGTGCATCTTCGCCTTCCTCGGTTTGTGGCTTATCCGGGGGCTGCTCATGATCGGCCAGGCGTACACAATGCAGGCCACCGGCATGCTGGTACTGCGCGACATCCGTAACGAGATGTTCAAGAAAATCGTGCGCCTGCCCATGCCGTACTTCGCCGAAAGCGAAATCGGCATGCTCATGAGCCGGATCATTGCCGACGTGACCGCCGTGCGCACCTGCCTGCCGAGCGTGCTCATGTTCATCCGGCAGATTTTCACCCTGGTCGCCCTGATCTGCACGACCATCTATCTTGACCCTTATCTTTCCCTGTGGGCTTTGCTGGTCATGCCAGCCGCCATCTATCCGTTCACCTACTTCGGGAAAAAGATACGCAAATACGGCCGCAAGACCCAAGCCGAACTGTCCGGGGTGAACGTTGTCCTGGAAGAAAGCTTCTCCGGCATCAAAGTCATCAAGGCCTTTGCCAATGAACGGCGCGAGAGCCTCAAGTTCAACAGGGAGAACGGCAGTCTGACCAAGCTGCTCGTCCGCAAGATTCTCTACAATGAGGGTTCATCCCGGGTGATGGACCTGGTCGGCGCCATTGCCGGAGCCTCTGTCCTGTGGTTCGGCGGCATGCGCGTCATCAGCGGCGAAATGACCCCCGGCGATCTGACGGCCTTTTCCCTATGCGTGCT
This window harbors:
- the modA gene encoding molybdate ABC transporter substrate-binding protein; this encodes MRFMRICALMLSLIIAAPASAWADADVVLAAGAGYKKMVNALNAAYRKKTGNTLDLIYGNMGRVTTLAKESGKVDIVLGDQQFLLKRAALSVTEKTELGRGKLVLAFAKGSRFSKVADLDNPEAGRIAMPDTSKAIYGRAAREYLTKTGRLPDIKPRLVEVATVPQVFSYLATGEVDMGFLNLTHALNVKDKLGGYLVLDEKDYSPISIIAAILTSSGNKDKAQAFLDFVKTDEAQAIVRANGL
- a CDS encoding ABC transporter permease subunit, which gives rise to MDFVGILTQPETLYPLRLTLKALAVSGLLHLIGGVLIAYYLTSGKGPVRSVVDFLVTLPLVFPPIATGFILLMLLGRAGWLGRFAPVDIIFNFPGVVLASFVSGLPLMVKPVEAALKGDVRRLGEISQVLGKSDWQTFWLVLLPNIRRNVTAGWFLALGRSLGEVGVTLMLGGNIIGKTNTLSLEIYNAVFSGEFDRAMVLAAIIGFFSLTIFAALKKLSAV
- a CDS encoding DUF364 domain-containing protein, with product MKTIFDTVCDRALDLWTREGILDENITVTAAPLSVKEAIGTPDGNDFPIQQGKEKLMEANFHGSRGQAFTDHYGNYSGTLRQIASLPRDDNYHRAIFVSTLNAVSRSLGNTGNTVHCRDTGPAECAKGIFRFIDDYYGKGRVTIIGFQPALAQAVSAETDVRLVDLDPDNIGQTKRGVLVEGGDATTDAIDWADLLLVTGTTLANASIDLFLTGKPVLFYGTTIAGAASLMGWNRYCPQSS